The sequence AAAAAGCAATTGCTGATGCAAGAAAAACAAACCCAGAAGATACTTCATTGATTCTTACTGAAGCTAATTTGTATCTTGAAACTAAAGATTTTGACACTTACAAAAAATTAGTAAATGAAGCTTTAGAGAAAGATCCAAACAATGCTGATTTGATTTTTAACTTAGGAGTTATCAGTGCAGGTGCAAAAAACACTGCAGATGCTGAGAAATACTATTTAAAAGCTATCGAAATCAAACCTGACTATGTAAATGCATACATCAATATTGCAGCATTGAAATTAGAGGCTGAAAAACCAATCATCGACGAGATGAATAAATTAGGTACTTCTGCTAAAGATATGAAACGCTACGATGTGTTAAAAGCACAAAGAGAAGGAGTTTTCAAAAGCGTAATTCCTTACCTTAAAAAGGCTAACGAATTAGATCCTAAAAACGAAGATGTTACTAAAACATTATTAGGAGTTTACAGTGCTCTTGAAATGACTGCTGAAGCGAAAGCATTGAAAGCTAAAATGTAATAGCTTTTTCTAAATAAATAAAAAAACCATTCACCACGGTGAATGGTTTTTTTATGCTTTATACTTTCCTTTTTTAACTTTCTAAAGTCGCGTTAAGTGTAATTGTGGTGTTTAGAAGTTTGGAAATTGGACAAATCTCTTTTGCTTTTGCTGCTGTGGCATTGAATTCCGCTTCAGAAATTGAAGGTACTTTTCCTTTTAATTCAAGATGAATCAATGTTATGGTGCCGTCTTCAAATGTTACTGTGGCTTCTGTAGTTAAATCGTCTGCGGTAAAACCTGCGTCATTCAATAAAAAGCTTAATTGCATTGTAAAACAGCCTGAATGCGCGGCGGCAACAAGTTCTTCTGGGTTTGTTCCTACACCGTCTGCGAATCTGGTTTTAAATGACAATTGTGCATTATTTAAAGTTGTGCTTTGTGTACTTATTGTTCCTTTGCCTTCCATGCCGGTTCCTTGCCAGTTAGCGTGTGCTTTTCTTGTAAATTTCATTTTTGTTCTATTTAAAATTAATATTAAATGTTTGTTTGATTGATTGTTAACAGTTGTAACTCAAATATAATCAATATTTTGCAGAATATTTTTGCGGAATTTAATTAGAATGTTAAGTTTTGAGCTTTTGTTGAAAATTGGATTGTATTTTTAACGCTGAGGACACAAAGATTTTCGCAAAGTCTTTTTTTTATACAATTATGAAAGCCCGCAAAGCTATGTCTGAAGATAGCTTTGCGAACTTTGCGTTAAAAAATAAGCACAAAATAAGACGCAAGGATTTTAATAATAACGTTCAAAAAATAAAAATTCCAAATTCCAATCAAAACTATTATGATTGGAATTTGGAATTTAAGAATTGAAATTTAAATGCTATTTTATTCTTGATTTAAATTACGCAACTGTTTTAATTTATCTTTCCACAATTCAAGGCTTTCCTTGTGGATTGCAATGTTTTTACGCACTTCTAAAACAATTGAATTTTCTTTTTTTGCATTTTTTGTATTA comes from Flavobacterium sp. KACC 22761 and encodes:
- a CDS encoding OsmC family protein — encoded protein: MKFTRKAHANWQGTGMEGKGTISTQSTTLNNAQLSFKTRFADGVGTNPEELVAAAHSGCFTMQLSFLLNDAGFTADDLTTEATVTFEDGTITLIHLELKGKVPSISEAEFNATAAKAKEICPISKLLNTTITLNATLES